In one window of Leptospira sp. GIMC2001 DNA:
- a CDS encoding type II toxin-antitoxin system RelE/ParE family toxin, with protein MIKSFLHKGLEEFFNTGSKRGIKPDHVGKIGRILDRLDSSKNTADMNLPGFKLHSLKGDKKNRWSVWVNGNWRITFEFIDNDAILLNYEDYH; from the coding sequence GTGATAAAATCTTTTTTACATAAAGGATTGGAGGAATTTTTCAACACAGGAAGTAAAAGAGGAATAAAGCCTGATCATGTGGGAAAGATTGGTCGTATTTTGGATAGATTAGATTCGTCAAAGAATACAGCCGATATGAATTTACCAGGATTCAAGTTACATTCACTTAAAGGTGATAAAAAAAATCGTTGGTCTGTCTGGGTGAATGGTAATTGGAGAATTACGTTTGAATTTATTGATAATGACGCTATATTACTGAATTATGAGGATTATCATTAA
- a CDS encoding SH3 domain-containing protein, whose protein sequence is MKISILIIFFVLYCSENKSDKQNVILSEEKSSQHNEVYSNFIVTAKSGLVLREIPDASSQAILTIPWNSIVHKIEDTNLFFITENVEGKWFKVVYNFSIGYVFSGFLKEDTTSKSNIEYLFIDSKPEVQFEYDKKEERNATLEFGSYRFTFPPKINSKVYFYPFSNKIKKPIKLNVSFVEFQYFDDSGDSTFRKGFLEASEGLYGRFRVNFDKINDRDYINDLILQGLFYPYGIIIYPKVDKFVCLKKENIINLDLPDNLNSLEFAIDINGDLKPDILRYRIVTGISDTRKIWTKNKSEQWTVYEEYSSKNYDYEVEEDGLYHPQYLCN, encoded by the coding sequence ATGAAGATTTCAATTTTAATTATATTCTTTGTTTTGTATTGTTCTGAAAATAAATCTGACAAGCAAAATGTTATTTTATCGGAAGAAAAATCTAGTCAACACAATGAAGTATATTCAAACTTTATCGTTACAGCTAAGAGCGGTTTAGTCTTAAGAGAAATTCCCGATGCCTCATCTCAAGCTATTTTAACGATTCCATGGAATTCCATAGTTCATAAAATTGAAGATACAAATTTATTTTTTATAACTGAAAATGTTGAAGGAAAGTGGTTTAAAGTAGTCTATAATTTCAGTATTGGATATGTTTTTTCTGGGTTTTTAAAGGAAGATACAACTTCAAAATCGAATATTGAATATTTATTTATAGATTCTAAACCTGAGGTGCAATTTGAATATGATAAAAAAGAAGAAAGAAATGCAACTTTAGAATTTGGTTCCTATAGATTTACTTTTCCACCAAAGATAAACTCTAAAGTTTATTTTTATCCTTTTTCAAATAAAATAAAAAAACCTATTAAATTAAATGTGAGTTTTGTTGAATTTCAATATTTTGATGATTCCGGTGATAGTACTTTTAGGAAAGGATTTTTGGAAGCTTCTGAAGGATTATATGGAAGATTTAGGGTGAATTTTGATAAAATAAACGATAGGGATTATATAAACGATTTAATATTACAAGGACTATTCTATCCTTATGGAATTATCATTTATCCCAAAGTAGATAAATTTGTTTGTTTAAAAAAGGAGAATATTATTAACCTTGATCTTCCTGACAATTTAAATTCTTTAGAATTTGCTATTGATATTAATGGAGATTTGAAGCCAGATATTTTAAGATATCGCATAGTTACTGGTATAAGCGATACCCGGAAAATTTGGACTAAAAATAAATCCGAACAGTGGACAGTTTACGAAGAATATTCTTCTAAAAATTATGACTATGAAGTGGAAGAGGACGGTCTTTATCATCCACAGTATTTATGTAATTAA
- a CDS encoding DUF2971 domain-containing protein — MIYQYASLGKYHLSNLKNRWIHFSNVNTFNDPFDSEIRVRHEGTEEQWRNYLKKNGESSKSIEQKIWMLKAIAVANNTDQNRLYFPRKENIRYNAYVSCFSRRFDSILMWSHYAHNHTGFARGFEPKVDENLEYIDIEKGQLEYLGLGDIGRFVLFDVLYSSDPPPTANGLIEDQYVERFLKTKYIDWAYEQEVRAFCLNSWMKNEDIIHSIDCLKELIFGLKTPIEDMKSMTVALKESGARDVKLYRCERLPDSFLIQKREIVDIDAEINNNGS; from the coding sequence ATGATTTATCAATACGCCTCACTCGGAAAGTACCATTTATCGAATCTTAAAAACAGATGGATACATTTTTCAAATGTTAATACCTTTAATGATCCATTTGATTCTGAAATCAGAGTGCGGCATGAGGGTACCGAAGAGCAGTGGCGAAATTATTTGAAAAAGAACGGGGAAAGTTCCAAGAGTATAGAACAGAAAATTTGGATGCTGAAAGCCATTGCGGTTGCGAATAATACAGATCAGAATCGATTATATTTCCCGCGAAAGGAAAATATACGCTATAATGCATATGTTTCTTGCTTTTCTCGGCGATTTGACAGCATCCTGATGTGGTCTCACTATGCTCACAATCATACTGGCTTTGCACGAGGTTTTGAGCCTAAAGTAGATGAAAATCTTGAATATATTGACATTGAAAAAGGTCAGCTAGAATACCTTGGATTGGGTGATATTGGTCGTTTTGTTTTATTTGATGTGCTATATAGCAGTGACCCACCTCCAACAGCGAATGGACTTATTGAAGATCAATATGTTGAGCGATTTTTGAAAACTAAATATATTGATTGGGCTTATGAGCAGGAGGTTCGGGCGTTCTGTTTGAATTCATGGATGAAAAATGAAGATATTATACATTCAATAGATTGCTTAAAGGAGCTTATTTTCGGTCTAAAAACACCTATTGAGGATATGAAGAGCATGACGGTAGCATTAAAGGAAAGTGGGGCTAGAGATGTGAAACTATATCGCTGCGAGAGATTACCAGATTCATTTCTGATCCAGAAAAGGGAAATTGTCGATATAGATGCTGAAATAAACAATAACGGCAGCTAA
- a CDS encoding GNAT family N-acetyltransferase → MIDSQIIIRKAVTDDIQGVYDLVELFSTTFKVDFECFKVTYSENIIDEKSIILVAMLDKKIIGYCLGFFHSTFYANGKVAILEEIMVMEKFRRKKVGEMLMRDFENWAKSNNISIIGLATRRAAFFYEALNYENSALYFRKLI, encoded by the coding sequence ATGATTGATTCACAAATTATTATTCGAAAGGCTGTGACAGATGATATTCAAGGAGTGTATGACTTAGTGGAACTATTTTCTACGACGTTTAAAGTTGATTTCGAATGCTTTAAAGTTACATACAGCGAAAATATAATTGATGAAAAATCTATTATTTTGGTAGCCATGTTAGATAAAAAGATAATAGGTTATTGTCTTGGTTTTTTTCATTCAACGTTTTATGCAAATGGAAAAGTTGCTATTTTAGAAGAAATTATGGTTATGGAGAAGTTCAGAAGAAAAAAAGTTGGCGAAATGTTGATGAGGGATTTTGAGAATTGGGCAAAATCAAATAATATATCTATAATCGGACTAGCTACACGAAGAGCTGCTTTCTTCTATGAAGCACTTAACTATGAAAATTCTGCTTTATATTTTCGAAAACTAATCTAA
- a CDS encoding ImmA/IrrE family metallo-endopeptidase, with protein sequence MEKKVKYLNKDELHCKVEDFRGQYWPQSFPVDIEIIIERHLKLEIIPLPNLLRDGGTETYLTSDFKKIIVDSELYNNDRLLPRLRFGLAHEVGHYVLHRSFYGSYDVNSCEDYRNFISNLSESDYSRLEWQANEFAGGLLVSKKDLVDELEKLRDNFNVRKVSDPAMLLANKFKVSKQVVEVRLRSIA encoded by the coding sequence TTGGAAAAGAAAGTTAAATATCTAAACAAAGATGAACTACATTGCAAAGTTGAAGATTTTCGAGGCCAGTATTGGCCTCAAAGTTTTCCTGTCGATATCGAAATAATAATTGAAAGACACTTAAAATTGGAAATTATACCTCTTCCTAATCTTTTAAGGGATGGGGGAACAGAAACTTACCTTACTTCAGATTTTAAGAAAATTATAGTTGATTCTGAGTTATATAATAACGATAGGCTATTACCAAGATTGAGATTTGGTCTTGCCCATGAAGTAGGGCACTACGTTCTTCATAGAAGTTTTTATGGTTCGTATGATGTGAATTCTTGCGAAGATTATAGAAATTTTATTTCTAATTTGTCAGAAAGTGATTATAGTAGATTAGAATGGCAAGCAAATGAATTTGCCGGAGGATTACTCGTAAGTAAAAAAGATTTAGTTGATGAACTTGAAAAGCTTAGAGATAATTTTAATGTTCGAAAAGTTTCAGATCCTGCCATGTTATTAGCTAATAAATTCAAAGTTTCGAAACAGGTTGTAGAAGTTCGTTTGAGAAGTATAGCCTAA
- a CDS encoding type II toxin-antitoxin system VapC family toxin, with translation MNVVDSSGWLEYFSGSSRSDLFAEAIEKTNELLVPSISIFEIFKKVCKEHGEDKALKIVAHMQQGRVIDLDSRIAIYAAKVSINKNIPMADSLIYSTAYLNNAILWTQDNDFRGLEGVKFFNKKK, from the coding sequence TTGAATGTTGTCGATTCTTCAGGCTGGTTAGAATATTTTAGTGGATCATCGAGATCGGATCTCTTTGCCGAAGCCATAGAAAAAACCAATGAATTATTAGTTCCAAGTATCTCAATATTTGAAATTTTTAAAAAAGTGTGTAAAGAGCATGGTGAAGACAAAGCATTGAAAATCGTCGCTCACATGCAGCAGGGACGAGTAATTGATTTAGATTCACGAATCGCAATATATGCAGCGAAAGTAAGTATTAATAAAAATATACCTATGGCTGACAGTTTAATTTATTCTACAGCATATTTAAACAACGCAATTCTATGGACGCAAGATAATGATTTCAGAGGATTAGAAGGAGTAAAATTCTTTAATAAGAAAAAATAA
- a CDS encoding AbrB/MazE/SpoVT family DNA-binding domain-containing protein, with product MSQVKVSPKFQVVIPKEIRDLIGVKVGMKLEIVTFGNRIELIPIEPIKKLRGLIPDLNTEIEREGDRI from the coding sequence ATGAGTCAAGTTAAGGTTTCACCGAAATTTCAAGTCGTAATTCCTAAAGAAATTAGAGATCTAATTGGTGTCAAAGTTGGTATGAAACTTGAAATAGTTACATTTGGAAATAGAATTGAATTAATACCGATTGAACCAATTAAGAAATTAAGAGGTTTAATACCAGATTTAAATACTGAAATTGAACGAGAAGGCGATAGAATTTGA
- a CDS encoding winged helix-turn-helix domain-containing protein — MVLDGIFGNKTASKVLIHLFHYNELHASAIAKDYGVALTPIKNQLERFEKAGVLVSKNIGKSRVYSFNPKSPFVKGLKLILEVYYNSLSINDKEILFSSRRRPRDKGKPVYGRT; from the coding sequence ATGGTTTTGGATGGAATATTTGGAAATAAGACAGCTTCGAAAGTTCTCATTCATCTTTTCCATTACAATGAATTACATGCCTCCGCCATTGCTAAAGATTATGGTGTAGCACTTACACCTATTAAAAATCAATTAGAAAGATTTGAAAAAGCTGGGGTACTAGTTTCAAAGAATATAGGAAAGTCTCGAGTCTATTCGTTTAATCCCAAATCGCCTTTCGTTAAAGGTCTCAAGTTAATTTTAGAGGTTTATTATAATTCACTTTCAATAAATGATAAAGAAATTCTGTTCTCTTCAAGGCGACGCCCAAGGGACAAAGGAAAGCCAGTTTATGGAAGAACCTAA
- a CDS encoding HNH endonuclease has translation MNSYERNPEARRLCVEHYGHKCAVCNFNFEEKYGKLGKNFIHVHHVKPLNSIRKAYAVDPIKDLIPVCPNCHAMLHRNKETLSITALKKILRSR, from the coding sequence GTGAACTCTTATGAAAGAAATCCGGAAGCCAGACGCCTTTGCGTCGAACACTACGGGCATAAATGCGCTGTTTGTAATTTCAATTTTGAAGAGAAATATGGCAAATTGGGCAAAAATTTCATACACGTGCATCACGTAAAACCGCTAAATTCAATACGCAAAGCATATGCAGTTGACCCCATAAAAGATTTAATTCCCGTATGTCCAAATTGCCACGCCATGCTACATAGAAACAAAGAGACGCTTTCAATTACAGCTCTGAAGAAAATACTCAGAAGCCGTTGA
- a CDS encoding transposase, whose translation MMSRKRYSDEFKQQAIDLMIEGGKTAEAVSASLGVSVWSLKQWRKAYLRENQDELRKRGKMSAEEQLKLLRRENAELKMDNEILKKFAAILSKEKK comes from the coding sequence ATGATGAGCAGAAAGAGATACTCGGATGAATTTAAGCAACAGGCCATTGACCTGATGATCGAGGGTGGCAAAACGGCGGAAGCGGTCAGCGCTTCGCTGGGAGTCAGCGTCTGGAGCCTGAAGCAGTGGCGAAAGGCCTATTTGCGGGAGAACCAAGACGAGCTGCGCAAGCGCGGCAAAATGTCGGCCGAAGAGCAGCTGAAGCTTCTGCGCCGCGAAAATGCAGAACTGAAGATGGATAATGAAATCCTAAAAAAGTTTGCGGCCATTCTGTCAAAAGAGAAGAAGTGA
- a CDS encoding IS3 family transposase yields MSAFLLKNRKSYPLDRMACALGSWRAGFYKRLNRKATKRDEADVELKAELLQIYQKSRRTYGLPRLMKALKEKAIQCGTGRLQKLQKSLQIQGAIRKPRFIRTTDSNHDHAISPNLLKRNFATDKPNRVWVSDLTYLRTAQGWLYLCVFLDLFSRRVVGWSMSDTMEASATCRALEMAVGNRRPSAGLIVHSDRGVQYASTEFRQLLQRHGFVQSMSGKGDCLDNACAESFFGTLKSELSANVFGSHAEARREVFDYIECFYNTERMHSYLGYKSPMEFEQMKAA; encoded by the coding sequence GTGAGCGCGTTTCTGCTGAAGAATCGCAAATCATACCCACTCGACAGAATGGCCTGCGCTCTTGGGTCATGGCGTGCTGGCTTCTACAAGCGTCTGAATCGAAAGGCAACGAAGCGCGATGAGGCGGATGTAGAATTGAAAGCAGAACTTCTGCAGATTTACCAAAAATCACGCAGAACCTATGGCCTGCCGCGGCTCATGAAAGCTCTCAAAGAAAAAGCGATTCAATGTGGCACCGGCCGGTTGCAGAAGCTACAAAAAAGCCTGCAAATACAGGGCGCGATACGTAAACCGCGGTTCATCCGCACGACGGATTCTAACCACGACCACGCAATCAGTCCGAACTTGCTGAAGCGCAATTTTGCGACTGATAAGCCAAATCGTGTTTGGGTGAGTGATCTGACTTACCTGCGCACCGCACAAGGCTGGCTCTATCTTTGTGTGTTTCTGGACTTATTTTCACGCAGAGTCGTGGGCTGGTCTATGAGCGACACTATGGAAGCGTCGGCCACCTGTCGTGCTCTGGAAATGGCGGTAGGCAACCGTCGCCCTTCGGCCGGATTGATTGTTCATTCCGATCGGGGCGTGCAATATGCCAGCACAGAATTTCGACAGCTGCTGCAGCGACATGGTTTCGTACAGAGCATGAGCGGCAAAGGCGACTGCCTGGACAACGCGTGCGCCGAATCTTTCTTCGGTACGCTCAAGAGCGAACTCTCAGCGAATGTTTTCGGATCACACGCCGAGGCACGGCGCGAAGTATTTGACTATATCGAATGCTTCTACAACACGGAGAGGATGCATTCCTATTTGGGTTATAAAAGCCCTATGGAATTTGAACAAATGAAGGCCGCGTGA
- a CDS encoding SH3 domain-containing protein: MNNYILIYFILIILCCGSVKLKERYVLAKSGVNLRSNPDVNSKILVSIPKNKIVFIDPKKCIFSKLNEEKYCWYQSRYLDQTDLFEYKGWIYSICLGDQIEQVRNSGYWKGNKFIFIEASERGILEILDTDFLPESQDYYKFVSGSISFKEKKFKLKDGSFHLKKEILVKDWTGTPGEYYENRMLVSGKYRNNKLEGQIKLKDYLNDSVDLYYNYEAAGLFVNGYCKSFEISGILGHRMKKAKIKIFDPLECSHKYIMSLMWDTVE; the protein is encoded by the coding sequence ATGAACAATTATATTTTAATTTATTTTATATTGATTATCCTATGCTGTGGTTCTGTCAAATTAAAAGAAAGGTATGTTTTAGCCAAGTCAGGCGTAAATCTCAGATCAAATCCAGATGTAAATTCGAAGATATTGGTTTCTATTCCAAAAAATAAAATTGTATTTATAGATCCTAAAAAATGCATTTTTTCAAAACTTAATGAAGAAAAATATTGTTGGTATCAAAGTAGATATTTAGATCAAACTGATTTGTTTGAATATAAAGGGTGGATATATTCTATATGCTTAGGAGATCAAATAGAGCAAGTAAGGAATTCTGGTTATTGGAAAGGAAATAAATTTATATTTATAGAAGCATCGGAAAGGGGGATATTAGAAATACTTGACACTGATTTTTTGCCTGAAAGTCAAGATTATTATAAATTTGTTAGCGGTTCGATTTCTTTTAAAGAAAAAAAATTTAAATTAAAGGATGGCTCATTTCATCTTAAAAAAGAAATATTGGTAAAAGACTGGACTGGAACTCCAGGTGAATATTATGAAAATAGGATGTTGGTTTCAGGAAAGTATAGGAATAACAAATTAGAAGGTCAAATTAAGTTGAAGGATTATTTAAATGATTCAGTGGATTTATATTACAATTATGAAGCTGCTGGATTATTTGTGAACGGTTACTGCAAATCATTTGAGATTTCCGGAATCCTAGGACATCGTATGAAAAAAGCAAAAATAAAAATATTTGATCCATTAGAATGCTCACATAAATACATAATGTCTTTAATGTGGGATACGGTTGAGTAA
- a CDS encoding SH3 domain-containing protein, which produces MKKISTLIFLLIITCIFLDKSVNKIYDNFEVHFTNADILNIRTKPSLSSKIINQIPFGSKINTSNTNIMETYENKLNSWHFVKEANGFVLDSFLQKNETDLARKKMILKSSYSYNRCNLYGLEIYKTIELYNNTAYFTDEFIDFDFGKKRIFLGNYQIENDSILINVVEQELQNISYADETSNITEKIKTKEKKISNLNLIWKESIKGFITNDQVKYLESTTYNVDIKKCIFTSKNCIDYDPSKKKCSEKYENSDICDQIGYFCKR; this is translated from the coding sequence ATGAAAAAAATCTCAACCTTAATCTTTTTACTAATAATAACATGCATATTTCTGGATAAATCGGTAAATAAGATCTATGATAACTTTGAAGTCCATTTTACTAACGCCGATATTTTAAATATAAGAACAAAACCTTCACTAAGTTCAAAAATTATCAATCAGATTCCATTCGGTTCTAAAATTAATACTTCTAATACAAATATAATGGAAACTTATGAAAATAAATTAAATTCGTGGCATTTCGTAAAAGAGGCAAACGGATTCGTTCTCGACTCCTTTTTACAAAAAAATGAAACGGATTTAGCAAGAAAAAAAATGATATTGAAATCATCTTATTCTTACAACCGATGCAATTTATATGGTCTTGAAATTTATAAAACGATAGAATTGTATAACAATACAGCATATTTCACTGACGAATTTATCGATTTTGATTTTGGAAAAAAAAGAATATTTCTTGGAAATTATCAAATAGAAAATGATTCAATTTTAATTAATGTAGTAGAACAGGAATTACAAAACATATCATATGCGGATGAAACATCAAATATTACTGAAAAAATAAAAACAAAAGAAAAAAAAATAAGCAATCTTAATCTTATTTGGAAAGAAAGCATAAAAGGATTTATCACAAACGATCAAGTTAAATATCTTGAATCTACGACTTACAATGTTGATATTAAAAAATGTATATTTACTTCTAAGAATTGCATAGATTACGATCCATCCAAAAAAAAATGCTCAGAAAAATATGAAAATTCAGACATTTGTGATCAAATTGGCTATTTTTGTAAAAGATAA
- a CDS encoding tyrosine-type recombinase/integrase codes for MYIFVDFPLQKFTRVCSVSIEYNPEIIEFLKYKKARWTPSERIWIHSDIRDFPIELEQRFGSQIVYSLEALLWRSLRGLLIQNYSRRTIQTYNTQIRLFYQWAIPNLDNKDRFAYRNVDESKIKTYLDHCRFEKKLKSSSIRSAIQALRFFWKECLKKPFPEEIKYPKKEKTLPEVLSRSEVFQLAKSLPNLKHKLLILLTYSTGMRLSEIVSLKISDIDLNRKIIHIKEAKGKKDRIVPFSKKISILYDKYRQIEQRNSNIYLFPGQYPNTHLSTRTAEKIFENARNSIQIQKKVSFHSLRHAFATHLLEAGTGIRHIQKLLGHESVRTTERYAQISKTELQNIPSPLDLD; via the coding sequence ATGTATATATTCGTTGATTTCCCGCTACAGAAATTTACTCGAGTCTGTTCCGTTTCCATTGAATACAATCCTGAAATCATTGAGTTTCTTAAGTATAAAAAAGCGCGATGGACACCTAGCGAGAGAATCTGGATTCATTCGGATATTAGAGATTTCCCTATCGAATTGGAACAACGATTTGGTAGTCAGATCGTGTATTCTTTGGAAGCTCTGTTGTGGAGATCATTGAGAGGACTGTTGATACAAAACTATAGTCGAAGAACCATTCAAACCTATAATACTCAGATCCGACTATTTTATCAATGGGCTATTCCAAATTTAGACAATAAGGATCGCTTTGCCTACAGAAATGTTGATGAATCTAAAATAAAAACCTATCTCGATCACTGCCGTTTTGAAAAAAAACTGAAATCATCGTCCATTCGTTCGGCGATTCAAGCACTTCGTTTTTTCTGGAAAGAATGTCTCAAAAAACCTTTCCCCGAGGAAATTAAATATCCTAAAAAAGAAAAAACTTTGCCTGAAGTACTTTCCCGATCTGAGGTTTTTCAATTGGCTAAATCTTTGCCCAATCTAAAGCATAAGCTACTTATTCTTCTTACCTATTCAACAGGTATGCGTCTTAGCGAAATAGTCTCCCTCAAAATATCCGATATTGATCTAAATAGAAAAATCATTCACATCAAAGAAGCAAAGGGTAAAAAAGATAGGATTGTTCCCTTCTCTAAGAAAATTTCGATCTTATATGACAAATACCGCCAGATCGAACAACGCAATTCAAATATATACTTATTTCCAGGTCAATATCCAAATACTCATCTTTCTACCCGCACAGCCGAAAAAATCTTCGAAAATGCAAGAAACTCAATTCAGATTCAAAAAAAGGTGAGTTTTCATTCCCTTCGTCATGCCTTCGCTACTCATTTACTAGAAGCCGGAACGGGAATTCGTCATATTCAAAAATTACTTGGACATGAGTCCGTTCGTACCACCGAACGTTACGCACAAATATCTAAAACAGAACTCCAGAATATTCCGAGCCCCCTAGATCTAGATTAA